The following coding sequences lie in one beta proteobacterium CB genomic window:
- a CDS encoding co-chaperone Hsc20, giving the protein MSALDQAYLAIQKEVHPDRHARGSDTEQRLAMQMATLANTALQTLKNPIQRGLYLCQLHGVDPRLETNTAMPAAFLMKQMEWRESLEDQDEDLGALEALAKEVDQSKRDTLAEITQAIDAAKNYERAAELLRGLLFIDKFALELDDAISALV; this is encoded by the coding sequence TTGTCTGCGTTAGATCAGGCTTACCTAGCAATTCAAAAAGAGGTGCATCCTGATCGCCATGCTCGCGGTAGTGATACTGAGCAACGACTCGCTATGCAAATGGCTACCTTAGCCAACACTGCTTTGCAGACTCTCAAGAATCCTATTCAGCGTGGACTCTACCTTTGCCAGCTCCATGGAGTGGATCCGCGCCTTGAAACGAATACCGCTATGCCGGCTGCTTTCCTCATGAAACAAATGGAATGGCGTGAAAGTCTTGAGGATCAAGATGAGGATCTCGGTGCGCTAGAAGCCTTAGCTAAAGAGGTCGATCAATCCAAGCGAGATACCTTGGCAGAAATTACTCAAGCTATCGATGCAGCCAAGAATTACGAGCGTGCTGCTGAGTTGCTGAGAGGCCTTCTTTTTATTGATAAGTTTGCGCTCGAGCTAGATGATGCTATCTCAGCTTTGGTATAG
- a CDS encoding Ferredoxin, 2Fe-2S type, ISC system, whose product MTQIVVLPHSEYCPEGAVVEVAPGTSICEALLENNIPIEHACDMVCACTTCHVIVKEGYQSLNEPDENEEDLLDRAWGLNPQSRLSCQAIVARQDLVIEIPKYSINHAKENH is encoded by the coding sequence ATGACTCAGATTGTTGTTCTACCCCATAGTGAATATTGCCCCGAAGGTGCGGTGGTTGAAGTAGCACCCGGTACCTCTATCTGCGAAGCATTGCTTGAAAACAATATTCCGATTGAGCATGCTTGCGATATGGTCTGTGCTTGCACTACCTGTCACGTGATTGTGAAGGAGGGCTATCAGAGCCTCAATGAGCCAGATGAGAACGAGGAAGATTTGTTAGACCGTGCATGGGGACTCAACCCTCAGTCTCGATTATCTTGCCAGGCCATTGTTGCTCGCCAGGATTTGGTTATTGAAATTCCGAAATACTCCATCAATCACGCTAAAGAAAATCACTAA
- a CDS encoding FeS cluster assembly scaffold IscU, protein MAYSDKVIDHYENPRNVGSFEKGDDQVGTGMVGAPACGDVMKLQIRVNDQGVIEDAKFKTYGCGSAIASSSLVTEWVKGKTLDQALEIKNSLIAEELALPPVKIHCSILAEDAIKAAVADYKEKHPAQ, encoded by the coding sequence ATGGCATATAGCGACAAAGTAATTGATCATTATGAAAATCCCCGTAACGTGGGTTCGTTTGAAAAAGGTGACGACCAAGTTGGTACTGGCATGGTTGGTGCACCTGCATGCGGCGACGTTATGAAATTACAAATTCGCGTAAATGATCAAGGCGTGATTGAAGATGCTAAGTTCAAGACTTATGGTTGCGGCTCTGCGATTGCATCGTCTTCATTGGTAACTGAGTGGGTTAAAGGTAAAACCTTGGATCAGGCTCTAGAGATTAAGAACTCCTTAATCGCAGAAGAGTTGGCTTTGCCGCCTGTAAAAATTCACTGCTCAATTTTGGCTGAAGATGCCATTAAGGCTGCAGTGGCCGATTACAAAGAAAAGCATCCAGCCCAGTAA
- a CDS encoding Putative fumarate reductase: protein MSARPKLDLRAKSHLSYFAYACHRFSGLLLACFIPLHFLMLSQSLRGASGFERYLGLTDFWVFKFGEWALVILLAIHLVGGIRLLMIEFGPWRGLRKAWTQAAILFGMVCGLLFLYLAN from the coding sequence ATGAGTGCTAGACCAAAGCTCGACTTACGTGCAAAGAGTCATCTCTCCTATTTTGCTTATGCATGCCACCGCTTCTCTGGATTGCTGTTAGCTTGCTTCATTCCTTTGCATTTCTTAATGCTTTCTCAGTCTTTGCGTGGAGCTAGTGGCTTTGAGCGCTACTTAGGTTTGACTGATTTTTGGGTATTCAAATTTGGTGAGTGGGCGCTCGTTATTTTGCTAGCCATTCATTTAGTTGGCGGCATTCGACTTCTGATGATTGAGTTTGGCCCATGGCGTGGTCTTCGTAAGGCTTGGACACAAGCAGCCATCTTGTTTGGCATGGTTTGTGGTCTTCTATTTTTGTATTTAGCAAACTGA
- a CDS encoding tartrate/fumarate subfamily Fe-S type hydro-lyase alpha subunit — translation MAHYNLPTPVSEADIRKLRINDTVTLQNTLFGIRDATQIHLFDKGRKTRFDLNGHAVIHTAPNVRKVPVSEEFPAGYEPICIGTTTSDRMERFTHPLMTQNGVRMIVGKGGMREGSAAAFQEIGGVYLAIIGGTAALETTWIEQIEDVDMDDLNPESLWRFKIKDFGPLLVAMDSHGGSIYQEVKGEVARNKEAVLKSLGISS, via the coding sequence ATGGCTCACTATAACCTTCCAACTCCTGTTAGCGAAGCTGATATCCGTAAACTTCGCATCAATGACACGGTGACCTTACAAAACACCTTGTTTGGTATTCGAGATGCTACACAAATTCACTTGTTTGATAAGGGTCGTAAAACTCGCTTTGATCTCAATGGGCATGCTGTGATTCATACAGCGCCAAATGTCCGAAAGGTTCCAGTCAGTGAAGAGTTCCCGGCTGGCTATGAGCCCATTTGCATTGGCACAACTACATCAGATCGTATGGAGCGTTTTACTCATCCATTGATGACTCAAAATGGAGTTCGAATGATTGTAGGTAAGGGTGGTATGCGTGAAGGATCTGCGGCAGCCTTTCAGGAGATTGGTGGTGTGTACCTTGCAATCATTGGTGGCACTGCAGCGCTCGAGACAACCTGGATTGAACAAATTGAAGATGTCGATATGGATGACCTCAACCCGGAATCTCTTTGGCGTTTTAAGATAAAAGACTTTGGTCCTTTGCTTGTGGCAATGGATAGTCATGGTGGCAGTATTTATCAAGAAGTCAAAGGTGAGGTTGCCCGTAACAAAGAGGCTGTATTGAAGAGTCTGGGAATTTCATCATGA
- a CDS encoding Altronate dehydratase (N part), giving the protein MIHFVVHEPADGVGVVVVEGVKAGTDLIGWVMDGDLTLNIKSESDIPIGHKISLNDFKPGDTVMKYGVDIGKVVAPIKKGEHLHVQNVKTKRW; this is encoded by the coding sequence ATGATCCACTTTGTCGTGCATGAGCCAGCAGATGGCGTAGGTGTAGTAGTAGTTGAGGGTGTAAAAGCCGGAACTGATTTAATTGGTTGGGTTATGGATGGCGATCTCACTTTAAACATCAAGTCTGAGAGTGATATTCCTATTGGTCACAAAATTTCATTGAACGATTTCAAGCCAGGTGACACGGTAATGAAATACGGCGTTGATATTGGCAAGGTGGTAGCTCCAATCAAAAAAGGCGAGCACCTTCACGTCCAAAACGTAAAAACTAAGCGCTGGTAA
- a CDS encoding (R)-2-hydroxyacid dehydrogenase — protein sequence MNLTYPEILALADSGLKAAGISSKAAYETAQFLALAELDGLASHGLARVAQYAGHAKNGRIELAPKLKVRPFKTSAALVDARDGLAFPALRFATDLSVNLASQNGLGLVAVTNSHHFGVAGHYVEAAARAGYISLLFGNTPAAMPMVGGAKAIFGTNPLAAAFPIAGADPLVIDMSLSAVARGKLLVAAKNGQQIPEGWALTADGKPTTDPQEGLKGLMVPLGGDKGALLALIVELLVVGLSGSRFSYEADSFFDPKGNRPRIGQLILTIDPGLAGPNIFASRIQDFLRVLSADAGTRLPGHRRFQQRAAGFKGGVAVSDVVVEEIQAGIRQSWTK from the coding sequence ATGAATCTCACGTACCCTGAAATACTTGCCTTGGCCGATTCAGGTCTTAAGGCTGCGGGTATATCTTCCAAGGCAGCTTATGAAACAGCGCAATTTCTGGCTCTGGCTGAACTGGATGGTCTAGCATCGCATGGTCTAGCGCGAGTAGCTCAATACGCTGGACATGCTAAAAATGGCCGTATTGAATTGGCTCCCAAGTTAAAGGTGAGGCCATTTAAGACCTCAGCCGCCTTGGTTGATGCGCGCGATGGCTTAGCATTTCCAGCGCTTCGTTTTGCTACCGACTTATCGGTAAATTTAGCCTCACAGAATGGCCTCGGTTTGGTGGCGGTGACTAATAGCCACCACTTTGGTGTTGCAGGACATTACGTTGAGGCTGCTGCACGAGCTGGTTATATTTCTTTGCTGTTTGGGAATACTCCAGCAGCAATGCCTATGGTTGGTGGCGCAAAAGCAATTTTTGGAACCAATCCCTTGGCTGCAGCTTTTCCGATTGCTGGCGCCGATCCATTGGTGATTGACATGTCGCTATCTGCAGTTGCCCGTGGAAAATTATTGGTTGCAGCAAAAAATGGTCAGCAGATCCCAGAAGGCTGGGCTTTGACCGCTGATGGTAAGCCGACCACAGACCCTCAAGAGGGTTTAAAGGGATTAATGGTTCCGCTTGGTGGAGATAAGGGTGCTTTACTTGCCTTGATCGTGGAGTTGCTCGTGGTTGGGCTCTCAGGCAGTAGATTTTCCTATGAAGCTGATTCCTTTTTTGACCCCAAGGGTAATCGCCCGCGAATTGGTCAGTTGATATTAACGATTGATCCTGGTTTGGCAGGCCCTAATATTTTTGCCAGTCGCATTCAAGATTTCTTGAGGGTATTGAGTGCTGATGCGGGAACTCGTCTCCCTGGTCACCGTCGTTTTCAACAACGCGCTGCAGGGTTTAAAGGTGGCGTAGCGGTTTCTGATGTTGTTGTGGAAGAAATTCAGGCTGGTATTCGCCAGTCATGGACTAAGTAG
- the hscA gene encoding Fe-S protein assembly chaperone HscA, whose product MALLQISEPGKSLAPHQRRIAVGIDLGTTNSLVAIVRDALPQVLPDSEGRELLPSVVRYLPNGRTQAGFEAIESIVSDPKNTIVSVKRFMGRGIVDVENIENAPYDFVDEPGMLKLRTVAGDKSPIEVSAEILARLRQLAEDSVNDDIVGAVITVPAYFDDAQRQATKDAAKLAGVEVLRLLNEPTAAAIAYGLDNASEGIYAVYDLGGGTFDISILKMSRGVFEVLSTGGDSALGGDDFDHRLYCWVIEQAKLPPISIQDHRKLLLSCKHAKEQLSHNPLARVHETLSDGTVVKVGISQAQFFEITQNLISKTLTAVKKALRDAGLKADEVKGVVMVGGATRMPHVQRAVGELFGTKPLNNLNPDQVVALGAAMQADLLAGNQSKDDEWLLLDVIPLSLGIETMGGLVEKIIPRNTPIPVARAQDFTTFKDGQTALAIQVVQGERELAQDCRSLGKFELRGIPPMAAGAARIRVTFQVDADGLLSVSAMEQGSGVQASIDIKPSYGLTDAEIARMLQDGFASAKVDLLARSLREEQVNAQRLLDAVQTALDSDRGLLNEQEQVSVDQEMSTLQKILTEETDSAILRKAVDHAAKATDEFAQKRMNASIQKALAGKNVAEI is encoded by the coding sequence ATGGCCTTATTACAAATCTCCGAACCCGGTAAATCACTTGCCCCACATCAGCGTCGGATTGCCGTTGGTATTGATTTAGGAACCACTAATTCTTTGGTGGCGATTGTGCGAGATGCTTTGCCTCAGGTTTTGCCAGACTCTGAAGGGCGAGAATTGCTTCCTTCGGTAGTACGTTATTTACCAAACGGCAGAACACAGGCTGGCTTCGAGGCTATTGAAAGTATCGTTTCTGATCCCAAAAATACCATTGTTTCTGTCAAACGCTTCATGGGTCGCGGGATTGTTGATGTAGAAAACATTGAGAACGCACCATACGACTTTGTTGATGAGCCAGGGATGTTGAAGTTGCGAACAGTCGCTGGGGATAAAAGTCCTATTGAAGTCTCTGCAGAAATTCTGGCGCGTTTGCGTCAGCTCGCCGAGGATTCTGTAAACGACGATATCGTTGGTGCGGTGATTACTGTACCTGCTTATTTTGATGATGCTCAGCGCCAAGCCACCAAAGATGCAGCCAAGTTGGCAGGCGTTGAAGTCTTGCGTTTGCTCAATGAGCCTACTGCAGCTGCTATTGCCTATGGTCTAGATAATGCCTCTGAAGGTATCTATGCTGTATACGACTTGGGCGGCGGCACCTTTGACATCTCTATTTTGAAGATGAGCAGGGGTGTCTTTGAGGTGCTCTCTACTGGCGGTGATTCAGCTTTGGGTGGTGATGACTTTGATCATCGCTTGTATTGCTGGGTTATCGAGCAAGCAAAACTCCCGCCAATCTCGATTCAAGATCACCGTAAGCTCCTGCTTTCTTGTAAGCATGCCAAAGAGCAATTGAGTCACAATCCATTGGCCCGCGTGCACGAAACGCTCTCTGATGGCACGGTGGTTAAAGTCGGTATCAGCCAGGCCCAGTTCTTTGAGATTACTCAGAACCTCATCAGCAAAACACTAACGGCAGTAAAAAAAGCCTTGCGTGATGCTGGTCTTAAAGCGGATGAAGTTAAAGGCGTGGTGATGGTGGGTGGTGCGACTCGCATGCCGCATGTGCAACGCGCAGTTGGTGAACTTTTTGGCACCAAGCCCTTAAACAACCTGAATCCAGATCAAGTGGTTGCTTTAGGCGCTGCTATGCAAGCAGACCTACTTGCCGGCAATCAAAGTAAAGATGATGAGTGGTTATTGCTTGATGTCATTCCACTTTCCCTCGGTATTGAAACCATGGGTGGTTTGGTGGAAAAAATTATTCCGCGCAATACGCCTATTCCGGTTGCACGTGCGCAGGATTTCACTACCTTTAAAGATGGTCAAACTGCCTTAGCCATTCAGGTAGTGCAGGGTGAGCGCGAGTTGGCGCAAGACTGCCGTTCCCTTGGCAAGTTTGAGTTGCGGGGTATCCCGCCCATGGCTGCTGGCGCCGCCCGCATCCGAGTGACATTCCAAGTTGATGCTGATGGCTTGCTTTCCGTTAGCGCGATGGAGCAGGGTTCTGGTGTCCAAGCTTCGATTGATATTAAGCCCTCTTATGGTTTAACGGATGCTGAGATTGCTCGGATGTTGCAAGATGGTTTTGCTTCAGCCAAAGTTGATCTCCTGGCTAGATCCTTGCGTGAAGAACAGGTCAATGCGCAGCGTTTATTGGATGCTGTGCAAACTGCACTAGATTCTGATCGTGGACTATTGAATGAGCAAGAGCAGGTATCTGTTGATCAGGAAATGTCGACTTTACAAAAGATTCTTACAGAAGAAACGGATAGCGCCATTCTGAGAAAGGCGGTAGATCATGCTGCTAAGGCGACCGATGAGTTTGCTCAGAAGCGCATGAACGCTAGTATCCAGAAGGCTTTGGCTGGTAAGAATGTTGCCGAAATTTAA
- a CDS encoding Iron-sulfur cluster assembly protein IscA produces the protein MAITLTDKAAKHVQRNLDKRGKGCGLRLGVRTTGCSGLAYQLEYVDEAAPEDTQFESNGITIFVDPKSLAYLDGTELDFVREGLNEGFKFQNPNVKDECGCGESFRV, from the coding sequence ATGGCAATTACCTTAACCGACAAAGCAGCAAAACATGTTCAGCGCAATTTAGATAAGCGCGGAAAAGGCTGTGGCTTACGCTTAGGCGTTCGTACTACTGGTTGTTCTGGCCTAGCCTATCAGCTAGAGTATGTAGATGAGGCTGCACCGGAAGATACGCAATTTGAATCTAATGGCATCACTATTTTTGTTGACCCTAAGAGCTTGGCTTATTTAGATGGCACTGAATTAGATTTTGTGCGGGAAGGTTTGAACGAAGGCTTCAAGTTTCAGAATCCGAATGTAAAAGACGAGTGTGGTTGTGGCGAATCCTTCCGCGTCTGA
- a CDS encoding succinate dehydrogenase, flavoprotein subunit gives MNIATLETDILILGSGGAGLFAALHAHQTNPDLHITIAVKGLLGKCGCTRMVQGGYNVALAEGDSVERHFMDTIEGGKWLSDQELAWTLVNKAVERIHELENELGCFFDRNPDGTVHQKAFAGQTFDRTVHKGDLTGIEIISRLAEQVWARGIHRLEEHRAVELIHSADGKSLAGVLMLNMQTGEFTLVRAKAVLLATGGGPTMYKYHTPSGDKSCDGLAMALRAGLTLRDMEMVQFHPTGLLAGPGTRMTGTVLEEGLRGAGGYLLNGNHERFMGNYDPRNERATRDIVSRSINSEIRAGRATPNGGVYIQMSHLGPDNVRKQFKGMVERCADSGFDLAGDLVEVVPTAHYMMGGLIFKADCSTELPGLFAAGEDTGGVHGANRLGGNGVANSTVFGGIAGEEMANWVVSQSLQECNMDEVRASIKAHEAPLERPAGDIEMIRDALAECMWNDVGISRTKESLLQARIKLDQLAQMLDQIGVGGIDRQYSITWQDWMNLNNLILVSKSVTEAALSRENSRGAHYRDDFPQPGSLEESYFTAVQLGKDGLVIKNKPVQFTMIKPGETILVEA, from the coding sequence ATGAACATCGCTACCCTTGAAACCGATATCCTTATCTTAGGCTCCGGCGGAGCGGGATTGTTTGCTGCTCTGCATGCCCATCAAACCAATCCAGATCTTCACATCACCATCGCTGTAAAAGGTTTGCTTGGTAAGTGTGGCTGTACTCGGATGGTTCAAGGTGGTTATAACGTAGCCTTGGCAGAGGGGGACTCAGTTGAGCGCCACTTTATGGATACGATTGAAGGTGGCAAATGGTTATCAGACCAAGAATTAGCCTGGACACTCGTCAATAAAGCTGTTGAACGTATTCATGAGCTTGAAAATGAGCTCGGCTGTTTTTTTGATCGCAATCCAGATGGAACGGTGCATCAAAAAGCATTTGCTGGACAAACCTTCGACCGCACGGTTCACAAGGGTGACTTAACTGGCATTGAAATTATTAGTCGCTTAGCCGAGCAAGTATGGGCGAGGGGAATTCATCGGCTTGAGGAGCATAGAGCGGTTGAGTTAATTCATAGTGCTGATGGAAAGTCACTAGCTGGAGTGCTCATGCTCAATATGCAGACCGGTGAGTTCACGCTGGTACGAGCTAAGGCGGTGCTATTGGCTACTGGTGGTGGACCCACAATGTATAAGTACCACACCCCTTCAGGAGATAAGAGTTGTGATGGCTTGGCTATGGCACTTCGTGCTGGGCTCACTCTGCGTGACATGGAGATGGTGCAGTTTCATCCAACGGGTTTGTTGGCTGGACCCGGTACTAGGATGACGGGAACAGTTCTTGAAGAAGGTTTGCGTGGTGCGGGGGGCTATTTGCTTAATGGCAATCATGAGCGATTTATGGGTAATTATGATCCTCGTAATGAGCGTGCTACCCGAGACATTGTTTCGCGATCCATCAATTCCGAAATCAGAGCAGGTAGAGCAACACCTAATGGTGGCGTCTATATTCAGATGAGCCACCTTGGTCCTGATAATGTTCGTAAGCAATTTAAGGGCATGGTTGAGCGATGCGCTGATAGTGGCTTTGATTTGGCGGGCGATCTTGTGGAGGTTGTTCCAACGGCACACTACATGATGGGTGGTTTGATTTTCAAGGCAGACTGCAGTACCGAGTTGCCAGGTCTATTTGCAGCAGGTGAGGATACTGGAGGCGTGCATGGCGCTAATCGATTGGGTGGCAATGGAGTAGCTAACTCAACAGTTTTCGGTGGCATTGCCGGCGAAGAAATGGCGAATTGGGTAGTGTCCCAGAGTTTGCAAGAGTGCAATATGGATGAGGTGCGTGCGAGCATCAAGGCGCATGAGGCACCATTAGAGAGGCCAGCGGGCGATATCGAAATGATCCGTGATGCTCTAGCAGAGTGTATGTGGAATGACGTTGGAATTTCAAGAACGAAGGAAAGTCTGCTACAAGCCCGCATAAAGCTGGATCAGTTGGCTCAAATGCTTGATCAAATCGGGGTGGGGGGTATCGATAGACAGTACAGCATTACATGGCAAGACTGGATGAATTTGAATAATCTGATCTTAGTAAGCAAGTCAGTAACGGAGGCTGCTCTTTCTCGAGAAAACTCTAGGGGAGCGCATTATCGCGATGATTTCCCTCAGCCTGGCTCTTTGGAGGAGTCCTACTTCACAGCAGTTCAGTTGGGCAAAGACGGACTTGTAATCAAAAATAAACCAGTGCAATTTACGATGATTAAGCCGGGTGAAACGATTTTGGTAGAGGCCTAA
- the frdB gene encoding succinate dehydrogenase and fumarate reductase iron-sulfur protein, with protein sequence MSTQDLKVKVWRGAQEGEFVQYLVPRNPNQTVLDVVTYIQRKLDPTLSYRFACRVGMCGSCAMTVNGVARWTCRTHVSQIVEGDSLEIAPLNNLPVIKDLATDMREFFNKWKGAVGFFKGDKTRHDDFAKVEPESTERQLANAGIECIGCGVCYSSCEVVEKRPNYLGPAALNRAWTLTNDIRDMQQLDRLRAVAGDEGCHACHTQGSCTERCPKKLEPTASIAGLKKLVARAAVRGSKWGKL encoded by the coding sequence ATGTCTACTCAAGATCTCAAAGTTAAAGTCTGGCGCGGCGCTCAAGAAGGTGAGTTTGTTCAGTATTTAGTGCCTCGAAATCCAAATCAAACGGTTTTGGATGTAGTGACCTACATTCAGCGCAAGCTTGATCCAACCCTGAGCTATCGCTTTGCTTGTCGAGTTGGTATGTGTGGTTCTTGCGCGATGACGGTAAATGGTGTGGCTCGTTGGACGTGCCGAACCCACGTTTCCCAGATTGTTGAAGGCGATTCCTTAGAGATAGCACCCCTAAATAACCTTCCCGTCATTAAAGATCTTGCAACAGATATGCGAGAGTTCTTTAATAAGTGGAAGGGTGCAGTTGGTTTCTTCAAGGGTGATAAAACCCGTCACGATGATTTTGCAAAGGTAGAGCCAGAGTCAACTGAACGCCAATTAGCAAATGCTGGTATCGAGTGCATCGGTTGCGGGGTTTGCTATTCCTCTTGTGAAGTTGTTGAAAAGCGCCCTAACTATCTTGGTCCTGCCGCTCTCAATCGTGCGTGGACGCTAACCAATGACATACGCGATATGCAGCAGTTAGATCGTTTGCGAGCCGTTGCTGGTGACGAGGGTTGTCATGCTTGCCATACTCAGGGCTCTTGCACCGAGAGATGTCCAAAAAAGCTTGAGCCCACTGCCAGCATTGCTGGATTGAAAAAATTAGTTGCAAGGGCTGCGGTACGTGGAAGTAAATGGGGCAAGTTATGA
- a CDS encoding LysR family transcriptional regulator, producing the protein MAAAAREIGLTAAAAGQQLQQLEAEIGIELFDRTKRSMTLNHHGRSLIEPIQEIVSRYEALGSGLKSELSGTIVLGALVSTLMGAFGNTLNELKQNFPELEIKLIAGLSSNFLEQVIEGSLDAAIVTESPYALPQHIQWTELYTEPMVLISPARKDKKGSTPKVPTKELPFIRFERNTWTGHLVDQTIRVNKLSIKEGMELNSVEAIIELVRQGLGYSIVPKLANVSWDNDRQLKISALPGKTIYRKVGLLEKRKHSRENITQEIKKYFLDGVIAKRKTTP; encoded by the coding sequence GTGGCAGCTGCTGCACGTGAAATAGGCCTTACTGCCGCCGCTGCAGGTCAACAGTTGCAGCAGCTTGAGGCCGAAATTGGCATTGAGCTTTTTGATCGAACCAAACGCTCAATGACCCTCAACCACCATGGCAGATCCTTGATTGAACCCATTCAAGAAATCGTTTCGCGCTACGAAGCCCTTGGCTCTGGTCTCAAATCTGAGTTGAGTGGAACCATTGTTTTAGGTGCACTTGTTTCAACCTTAATGGGTGCATTTGGAAACACACTAAATGAACTTAAGCAGAATTTCCCAGAGCTTGAAATCAAGCTCATTGCAGGTCTTTCTAGTAACTTTTTGGAGCAAGTGATTGAAGGCAGTCTCGATGCGGCTATTGTGACCGAATCTCCTTATGCCCTACCCCAACATATCCAGTGGACAGAGCTATATACAGAGCCAATGGTTTTAATTTCTCCAGCCCGTAAAGATAAAAAAGGCTCTACACCCAAAGTGCCTACAAAGGAATTGCCATTTATACGTTTCGAGAGAAATACTTGGACGGGCCACCTAGTAGATCAAACTATTCGGGTGAATAAACTCAGCATTAAAGAGGGCATGGAACTCAATTCAGTTGAGGCGATTATTGAACTTGTACGACAGGGACTTGGGTACTCGATTGTTCCTAAACTTGCCAATGTTTCCTGGGATAACGACCGCCAACTAAAAATATCTGCACTACCTGGAAAAACAATTTACCGAAAAGTGGGCTTGCTAGAAAAGCGTAAACACTCCCGTGAAAATATTACCCAAGAAATTAAGAAATACTTCCTAGATGGGGTTATTGCAAAAAGAAAAACCACCCCTTAG
- the ttdA gene encoding tartrate/fumarate subfamily Fe-S type hydro-lyase alpha subunit, producing MKAVEEACKELYIRALKVLPDDVKAGIERLNQSESDARAQVVLKTMITNISVAEREDNLLCQDTGLPIYKVKIGRNVQLDGMELKAAIRKGCERATTEYPLRSSVVHPITRKNNHTSCGIDMPAISIDFCDDDQMLEIEMVPKGSGSENNSFLKMAIPADGINGVKAFVIESVVSAGGKTCPPTIVGVGVGGTSEQCVAMAKRAATRALGSVCSDEEGAKLEQELTAAANKLGIGPQGLGGDGTAFAVHVELAHTHITLNPVAVNMQCHSARRARATFTPDGVTYGF from the coding sequence ATGAAAGCAGTTGAAGAGGCTTGTAAGGAGCTCTATATCCGTGCATTAAAAGTTCTGCCGGATGATGTAAAGGCTGGCATCGAGCGCTTAAATCAAAGTGAGTCGGATGCCCGTGCCCAAGTTGTTTTAAAAACCATGATTACTAATATCTCAGTGGCTGAGCGCGAAGATAATCTACTCTGCCAAGATACTGGCTTGCCAATTTACAAGGTCAAGATTGGTCGTAATGTGCAGCTAGATGGTATGGAGTTAAAGGCAGCGATTCGTAAAGGGTGTGAACGTGCAACCACTGAATACCCATTGCGTTCGTCAGTTGTCCATCCAATTACGCGCAAGAATAATCACACTTCCTGCGGCATTGATATGCCTGCAATTAGTATTGACTTTTGTGATGATGACCAAATGCTTGAAATTGAGATGGTCCCAAAAGGAAGCGGTTCAGAAAATAATTCCTTTTTGAAGATGGCTATTCCTGCTGATGGAATTAATGGGGTCAAGGCTTTTGTTATTGAAAGTGTTGTTTCTGCTGGAGGAAAGACCTGCCCTCCAACGATTGTTGGCGTTGGCGTTGGTGGCACATCTGAACAATGCGTTGCGATGGCTAAGCGAGCAGCCACAAGAGCATTGGGCAGTGTGTGTAGCGATGAAGAAGGCGCGAAGTTGGAGCAAGAATTAACTGCCGCCGCGAATAAACTGGGTATTGGGCCCCAAGGTTTAGGTGGTGATGGCACAGCATTTGCCGTTCATGTAGAGCTTGCCCATACGCACATCACCTTAAATCCTGTGGCGGTCAATATGCAGTGCCACTCCGCTCGCAGAGCGCGAGCAACTTTCACGCCTGATGGTGTGACTTACGGATTCTAG
- a CDS encoding Putative fumarate reductase respiratory complex transmembrane subunit: MSQGVLQAKLWYAQRISAMILGLCVSIHLVIIFYAIRGGLSAAEILGRTQGNIAFAIFYEIFVLACFVHAPIGLANILEETFSKGLISKALSATLAVLIFILGTTAVVGVYTGGAL; the protein is encoded by the coding sequence ATGAGTCAAGGAGTCTTGCAAGCCAAGCTTTGGTATGCCCAAAGAATTAGCGCCATGATTCTAGGTCTTTGTGTCAGCATTCATCTCGTCATTATCTTTTATGCAATTCGAGGTGGTTTAAGCGCAGCAGAGATTTTGGGGCGCACTCAAGGCAATATTGCCTTTGCTATCTTTTATGAAATCTTTGTCTTGGCCTGCTTTGTGCATGCGCCTATTGGCTTAGCCAATATTTTGGAGGAAACTTTCTCGAAAGGATTGATCTCCAAGGCCTTATCTGCAACCCTCGCAGTCCTCATATTCATTCTGGGAACTACAGCCGTTGTTGGTGTGTACACAGGGGGTGCTCTATGA